A region of Malaciobacter marinus DNA encodes the following proteins:
- a CDS encoding L-dopachrome tautomerase-related protein: MKKVLLTSIILVSALFSNSVDVVKTVATFDERPANLTISKEGRIFVSMHPLINPTIKLIELSAMGSKNVYPNKEYSLGNNSIIGATIAVKVDSKGNLWVLDLGKKQFIIWDTMKNKLKNIIKIPSNVLTKASFLQDFVLDEKRNRAIIADMTQGDLKSKPEPAFVVVNIKTGLSKRFAQGHKSMMPDFDGGFALNPIAIDPEFNWVYYGAIHGKKIYRIPANSFDSEKNVIKNIKEYAPKSYSDGIAVDKNQNVYITDIEKQAIGVSNKNTYKIIAKLPENQTWPDGLAIANDGYVYATVNQLDKTAALNNKKEEGVSPYLIVKTKLED; this comes from the coding sequence ATGAAAAAAGTATTATTAACATCAATAATATTAGTATCAGCACTCTTTTCTAATAGTGTTGATGTAGTAAAAACTGTTGCAACTTTTGATGAAAGACCTGCAAATTTAACTATATCAAAAGAAGGTAGAATTTTTGTATCTATGCATCCTTTGATTAATCCTACTATTAAATTAATTGAATTAAGTGCAATGGGAAGTAAAAATGTATATCCAAATAAAGAATATTCATTGGGAAACAACTCAATTATTGGTGCAACTATTGCTGTAAAAGTAGATAGTAAAGGTAATCTTTGGGTATTAGATTTAGGAAAAAAACAGTTTATAATATGGGATACAATGAAAAATAAATTAAAAAATATTATTAAAATCCCTTCTAATGTTCTTACAAAAGCTAGTTTTTTACAAGACTTTGTTTTAGATGAGAAAAGAAATAGAGCAATTATTGCAGATATGACTCAAGGTGATTTAAAAAGTAAACCTGAACCTGCATTTGTAGTTGTTAATATAAAAACAGGTCTTTCAAAAAGATTTGCTCAAGGTCATAAATCTATGATGCCTGATTTTGATGGTGGTTTTGCATTAAATCCAATAGCAATCGATCCTGAATTTAATTGGGTCTATTATGGAGCAATTCATGGTAAGAAAATATATAGAATTCCTGCAAATAGTTTTGATAGTGAAAAAAATGTAATAAAAAATATCAAAGAATATGCACCAAAATCATATAGTGATGGAATTGCTGTTGATAAAAATCAAAATGTATATATAACTGATATCGAAAAACAAGCAATTGGGGTATCAAATAAAAATACTTATAAAATAATCGCTAAATTACCAGAAAATCAAACATGGCCTGATGGTTTAGCCATTGCAAATGATGGATATGTTTATGCAACTGTTAATCAACTTGATAAAACGGCAGCTTTAAATAATAAAAAAGAAGAAGGTGTTTCTCCATACTTAATAGTTAAAACTAAATTGGAAGACTAA
- a CDS encoding NAD(P)H-dependent oxidoreductase: MKESFLNAMKFRHACKVFDEDKKIPDEDFEYILETGRLSPSSFGFEPWQFLVVQNKNLREKLKEFTWGGKSQLPTCSHFVIILSRKRNSMIYDSEYISYMMKDIQNLPENIIELKGGFYEKFQKSDFDLFNNDRAIFDWATKQTYIALGNMMTAAAYIGVDSCPIEGFDMEKMRIFLEEDLNINSQEFGVSCMLAFGYRKENPREKTRQNINNISKWYN; this comes from the coding sequence ATGAAAGAGAGTTTTTTAAATGCAATGAAATTCAGACATGCTTGTAAAGTATTTGATGAAGATAAAAAAATTCCAGATGAGGATTTTGAGTACATATTAGAAACAGGAAGATTAAGTCCTAGTTCATTTGGTTTTGAACCTTGGCAGTTTTTAGTTGTTCAAAATAAAAATTTAAGAGAAAAATTAAAAGAATTTACATGGGGTGGCAAAAGTCAATTACCAACTTGTAGTCATTTTGTAATTATTCTTTCAAGAAAAAGAAATTCGATGATTTATGACAGTGAATATATTTCATATATGATGAAAGATATTCAAAATTTACCTGAAAATATCATTGAGTTAAAAGGTGGTTTTTATGAAAAATTTCAAAAAAGCGATTTTGATTTATTTAACAATGACAGAGCAATATTTGACTGGGCAACAAAACAAACATATATTGCCTTAGGAAATATGATGACAGCTGCTGCTTACATTGGTGTTGATTCATGTCCTATTGAAGGTTTTGATATGGAAAAAATGAGAATTTTCTTAGAAGAAGATTTAAATATTAATTCCCAAGAATTTGGTGTGTCTTGTATGCTTGCTTTTGGATATAGAAAAGAGAATCCAAGGGAAAAAACTAGACAAAATATTAATAATATATCAAAATGGTATAACTAA
- a CDS encoding winged helix-turn-helix transcriptional regulator — MYIVNNKEYSCSVAVTLDIFNDRWKLSIIWHLLEKDKRFKDLHESIPEITQKTLTVKLKELEEKNIINREVFPEVPPKVVYSLTSAGKKLRPVLKEMYEWGISYAQEHGKITEDEACCEVAISEKIGFK; from the coding sequence ATGTATATAGTAAATAATAAAGAATATAGCTGTTCAGTGGCAGTAACTTTAGATATTTTTAATGATAGATGGAAATTGTCTATTATATGGCACTTATTAGAAAAAGATAAAAGATTTAAAGACTTGCATGAGAGTATTCCAGAGATTACTCAAAAGACATTAACAGTAAAACTAAAAGAGTTAGAAGAAAAGAATATAATAAATAGAGAAGTTTTTCCAGAAGTTCCTCCCAAAGTTGTATATTCATTAACATCAGCAGGAAAAAAATTAAGACCTGTATTAAAAGAGATGTATGAATGGGGAATTTCTTATGCCCAAGAGCATGGAAAGATTACAGAAGACGAAGCTTGTTGTGAAGTAGCCATTTCAGAAAAAATTGGTTTTAAATAA
- a CDS encoding PAS domain-containing protein: MAAGQETVLDEYAFLVSETNEKGIISFANDDFCKIAEYSLEELMGQPHNMVRHKDMPRKAFKSLWETIQRGDIWTGYVKNATKTGGYYWVFATIYPFESCDGSKGYLSCRRRASEAEIKSAQELYAKWKNEE, translated from the coding sequence ATGGCAGCAGGACAAGAAACAGTACTAGATGAATATGCATTTTTAGTAAGTGAAACAAATGAAAAAGGTATAATATCATTTGCAAATGACGATTTTTGTAAAATAGCAGAGTATAGCTTGGAAGAATTGATGGGACAACCACATAATATGGTAAGACATAAAGATATGCCAAGAAAAGCATTTAAAAGTTTGTGGGAGACTATACAAAGAGGAGATATTTGGACAGGATATGTAAAAAATGCGACAAAAACAGGAGGGTATTATTGGGTATTTGCCACAATATATCCATTTGAGAGTTGCGATGGTTCAAAGGGATATTTATCATGCAGAAGAAGAGCTTCTGAAGCTGAAATTAAATCTGCTCAAGAACTTTATGCAAAATGGAAAAATGAAGAGTAA
- a CDS encoding methyl-accepting chemotaxis protein: MITKVSTMFKNIHTKYKILLNMIVTQIAFAIISITAIVSASDIIAILSINILFGIIVAYTNFAAMKRIVGGIDRLREYLDDFMQYAFMKSNKIRRAEYIKKDEIGQILESFNEYFDSFDKIRKDDMRVLGEIVLVMNKVEQGIFRCRINSSTENPMIMTLKKTINKMLDTQEDNMKELENTLESYSNDDYTKQILISPKLKERMLSVMKGVNALGEALTTTAKTNLSNGTMLERNSDTMRGSMNNLAAKANEQAASLEQTAAAVEEITSITRNNADNANKMGELSSTVRGSVTKGRDLASKTAGSMDEINTQVSSINEAISVIDQIAFQTNILSLNAAVEAATAGEAGKGFAVVAGEVRNLANRSAQAAKEIKDLVEDATSKASEGKVISDDMIKGYEELNNHINETIHIIENVSAASKEQMTGIEQINDTITMLDRVTQENASEATQISNIASDVSKMAKELVNDAKSKQF; encoded by the coding sequence ATGATAACAAAGGTTAGTACAATGTTTAAAAATATACACACTAAGTATAAAATACTTCTAAATATGATTGTTACGCAAATTGCATTTGCAATTATAAGTATTACTGCAATAGTGTCAGCTTCTGATATAATTGCAATTTTGTCAATAAATATCCTTTTTGGTATTATTGTAGCTTATACAAATTTTGCGGCTATGAAAAGAATTGTTGGAGGGATAGATAGACTAAGAGAATATCTTGATGATTTTATGCAATATGCCTTTATGAAATCTAATAAAATACGAAGAGCAGAATATATAAAGAAAGATGAAATAGGTCAAATTCTTGAAAGCTTCAATGAATATTTTGACTCATTTGATAAAATAAGAAAAGATGATATGCGAGTATTAGGAGAAATAGTACTTGTTATGAATAAAGTAGAACAAGGTATTTTTAGATGTAGAATTAATTCTAGTACTGAAAATCCAATGATTATGACTCTAAAAAAAACAATCAATAAAATGCTTGATACACAAGAAGATAATATGAAAGAGTTGGAAAATACACTAGAATCATACTCAAATGATGACTATACAAAACAAATATTAATATCACCAAAATTAAAAGAAAGAATGTTGTCAGTAATGAAAGGAGTAAATGCCTTAGGAGAAGCATTAACAACAACAGCAAAAACAAATCTATCAAATGGAACAATGCTAGAAAGAAACTCAGATACAATGAGAGGTTCAATGAATAACTTAGCAGCAAAAGCCAATGAACAAGCAGCAAGTTTAGAACAAACAGCAGCAGCAGTAGAAGAGATTACATCAATAACAAGAAATAATGCAGATAATGCAAATAAGATGGGAGAGCTAAGCTCAACTGTAAGAGGTTCAGTAACAAAAGGAAGAGATTTAGCAAGTAAAACAGCTGGATCAATGGATGAAATTAATACTCAAGTAAGTTCAATAAATGAAGCAATAAGTGTAATTGATCAAATAGCATTCCAAACAAATATACTTTCATTAAATGCAGCAGTAGAAGCAGCAACTGCTGGTGAAGCTGGAAAAGGCTTTGCAGTAGTAGCAGGAGAAGTGCGAAACTTAGCAAATAGAAGTGCCCAAGCTGCAAAAGAGATAAAAGATTTAGTAGAGGATGCGACAAGTAAAGCAAGTGAGGGAAAAGTAATATCAGATGATATGATAAAAGGTTATGAAGAGTTAAATAACCATATCAATGAAACAATACATATAATAGAAAATGTAAGTGCAGCCTCAAAAGAGCAAATGACAGGAATCGAACAGATAAATGATACAATAACAATGCTAGATAGAGTAACACAAGAGAATGCAAGTGAAGCAACACAAATATCAAATATAGCATCAGATGTATCAAAAATGGCAAAAGAGTTAGTAAATGATGCCAAAAGTAAACAATTTTAA
- a CDS encoding uracil-DNA glycosylase yields MEERIVCQKCLYYYVTWEKERPHGCKAYGFKSQLIPSIVVKNSSGKPCSFYNPKQR; encoded by the coding sequence ATGGAAGAAAGAATCGTATGTCAAAAGTGTCTTTATTATTATGTTACATGGGAAAAAGAGCGACCTCATGGATGTAAGGCTTATGGTTTTAAGTCTCAATTAATTCCTTCTATTGTTGTAAAAAATAGTAGTGGAAAACCTTGCTCATTTTATAATCCAAAACAAAGATAA
- a CDS encoding PAS domain-containing sensor histidine kinase gives MTLNNYVDQLKQNKKTIIKYWLSNKRVVEILDSYKLDKITFVKKYASFVIDYYIDVIDDKKEIGDCPVINDLLDYLKSKDLSSDELFIICSGFKIALVKNIYDLKIDSFEVISEVDYIFERNFAAVLNKYSKTVKDVENKLRKTVAIVNKYVIMSKTDKKGIIKEVSDAFCDISGFSRDELIGQSHNIVRHPDTNQYVFKNLWETILDKKVWQGEIKNQKKSGHAYWVYATIEPSFNTKGEITGFYAIRQDITSKKEVEEQQNILVEQSKSAAMGEMISMIAHQWRQPLQAVSILIQKLPLMKMIEGEISDEILNQVVEDIGNQLEYMSKTIDDFRDFFKPDKEKEEIKLSRLIEKAIDFLAYMLKVDTIKLNKYAIDDCIVKVHINEVVQVLINIIKNARDIMVEKNDGMQKEQRELSIKYYKNEDFAIIEVEDNAGGIPQNIINRIFEPYFSTKKNKNGTGLGLYMSRTIIEQHSNGRLSASNSGKGAIFKIELPIN, from the coding sequence ATGACATTAAACAATTATGTTGATCAACTCAAACAAAATAAAAAAACTATAATAAAATATTGGTTATCAAATAAAAGAGTAGTTGAAATTTTAGACTCTTATAAACTTGATAAAATTACATTTGTAAAAAAATATGCAAGTTTTGTAATTGATTATTATATTGACGTTATTGATGATAAAAAAGAGATTGGTGATTGCCCTGTAATAAATGATTTATTAGATTATTTGAAGTCAAAAGATCTAAGTAGTGATGAGCTTTTTATAATATGCTCTGGTTTTAAAATTGCACTAGTTAAAAATATTTATGATTTAAAAATAGATTCTTTTGAAGTTATATCTGAAGTTGATTATATTTTTGAAAGAAACTTTGCTGCAGTTCTTAATAAATATTCAAAAACTGTTAAAGATGTTGAAAATAAATTAAGAAAAACTGTTGCAATAGTTAATAAATATGTGATTATGTCTAAAACTGATAAAAAAGGAATCATTAAAGAAGTTTCTGATGCTTTTTGTGATATTTCTGGTTTTAGTAGAGATGAACTTATTGGACAATCCCATAATATTGTAAGACACCCAGATACAAATCAATATGTTTTTAAAAATCTTTGGGAAACTATTCTTGATAAGAAAGTTTGGCAAGGTGAAATTAAAAATCAAAAAAAGAGTGGACATGCATATTGGGTTTATGCAACTATTGAACCAAGTTTTAATACAAAGGGAGAAATTACTGGTTTTTATGCGATAAGACAAGATATTACCTCTAAAAAAGAAGTAGAGGAACAACAAAATATTTTAGTAGAGCAATCAAAATCAGCAGCAATGGGTGAGATGATTTCAATGATTGCCCACCAATGGAGACAACCACTTCAAGCTGTATCAATATTGATTCAAAAACTTCCTTTAATGAAGATGATTGAAGGTGAAATAAGCGATGAGATATTAAATCAAGTTGTTGAAGATATAGGAAACCAACTTGAATACATGTCTAAAACGATTGATGACTTTAGAGATTTTTTTAAACCAGATAAAGAAAAAGAAGAGATAAAATTAAGTAGATTAATTGAAAAAGCAATTGATTTTTTAGCTTATATGCTAAAAGTTGATACAATAAAATTAAATAAATACGCAATTGATGATTGTATAGTTAAAGTGCATATAAATGAAGTAGTGCAAGTATTAATAAATATAATTAAAAATGCAAGAGATATTATGGTTGAGAAAAATGATGGTATGCAAAAAGAACAAAGAGAACTAAGTATAAAATATTATAAAAATGAGGATTTTGCAATTATTGAAGTAGAAGATAACGCAGGAGGAATTCCTCAAAATATTATAAATAGAATTTTTGAACCATATTTTTCAACTAAAAAAAATAAAAATGGTACAGGATTAGGTCTTTATATGAGTAGGACAATAATTGAACAACATAGTAATGGTCGATTAAGTGCATCTAACTCAGGTAAAGGGGCAATATTTAAAATAGAATTACCAATAAATTAG
- a CDS encoding dUTP diphosphatase, which produces MLYEDLKIVTKSLGFLTIEDFAKYIGVTPKDILKWEEKDEVPYTISLIIHLLKGEKSLPNNSTLDNLVEECLPLATLLEEASSFPHKLEEMFLLQKELNDSTNGKNWELGVNKFDKDINWLRCIHMEVAELIDSTPWKHWKNINSQPDMKNIHVELVDIWHFLMSYILQETNVPKAVSLVNTHCIYEANEQIDVKAMVKEAEKLGYIALAIQTNNMPSFSGIERFIDQFFRCCKISGLSFTWLQKLYIGKNCLNKFRQDNGYKEGTYKKTWNGKEDNVIMVDILDSMENVSFDELYNKLKDFYNSLA; this is translated from the coding sequence TTGTTATATGAAGATTTAAAAATAGTTACAAAGTCATTAGGATTTTTAACAATAGAAGATTTCGCAAAATATATTGGTGTTACACCAAAAGATATTTTAAAATGGGAAGAAAAAGATGAAGTACCATATACAATTTCACTTATTATTCATCTTTTAAAAGGTGAAAAATCTTTACCAAACAATAGTACTTTAGATAATTTAGTTGAAGAGTGTTTACCTTTGGCAACACTTTTAGAAGAAGCTTCTTCTTTCCCTCATAAGCTTGAAGAGATGTTTTTATTACAAAAAGAGTTAAATGACTCAACTAATGGTAAAAATTGGGAACTTGGTGTAAATAAGTTTGATAAAGATATTAACTGGCTAAGATGTATACATATGGAAGTTGCAGAGTTAATTGATTCAACTCCATGGAAACATTGGAAAAATATTAACTCACAACCTGATATGAAGAATATTCATGTTGAGTTAGTAGATATTTGGCATTTTTTAATGTCTTATATTTTACAAGAAACAAATGTTCCAAAAGCTGTATCTTTAGTTAATACTCATTGTATTTATGAAGCAAATGAACAAATTGATGTAAAAGCTATGGTAAAAGAAGCTGAGAAGTTAGGTTATATTGCTTTAGCAATTCAAACAAATAATATGCCATCATTTAGTGGAATTGAAAGATTTATTGATCAATTTTTTAGATGTTGTAAAATTTCTGGATTATCTTTTACATGGCTACAAAAACTATATATTGGTAAAAATTGTTTAAATAAATTTAGACAAGATAATGGTTATAAAGAAGGAACTTATAAAAAAACATGGAATGGTAAAGAAGATAATGTAATTATGGTTGATATTCTTGATTCTATGGAAAATGTAAGTTTTGATGAGTTATATAACAAACTTAAGGATTTCTATAATAGTTTAGCTTAA
- a CDS encoding bifunctional GNAT family N-acetyltransferase/carbon-nitrogen hydrolase family protein — protein sequence MKQNIDKIELTFLQKEDHLAICELMKDEYKHLKDSTWEYEELSALLDKFPKGQVGIKIDGELAGFALSIIVDYSLFDDNHNYKEITADYTFDTHDPLGDMLYGVDIFISKKYRGLRLGRRLYDYRKELCEDLNLKGIIFGGRLPNYGKYAQKLTPKEYIQKVKYKKINDPVLNFQLSNDFYVKRVLKNYLEGDVESQEYAALLAWNNIYYTKLKKKPLTQKSIVRLGLVQWQVRPYKNIEEVLEQAEYFIKAVSNYRSDFALFPEFFNAPLMAKYNHLNEADAIRELAKYTHTFKEEFSKLAISYNINIITGSMPELVNGHLYNVGFLCKRDGTIEKYAKNHVTPDEKKIWGLNGSNEIRTFNTDCGKIGVLICYDSEFPELSRILANEGMQILFVPFLTDTQNGYSRVRLCSQARAIENECYVAIAGCVGNLPKVHNMDIQYAQSAVFTPCDFAFSINGVKAESTPNTEMILVADVDLDLLKELHSFGSVNNLKDRRLDIYDIKRTNNLNE from the coding sequence ATGAAACAAAATATTGATAAAATTGAACTTACTTTTTTACAAAAAGAGGATCATTTAGCCATTTGTGAATTAATGAAAGATGAATATAAACATCTTAAAGATTCTACTTGGGAGTATGAAGAGTTAAGTGCTTTACTTGATAAGTTTCCAAAAGGTCAAGTGGGAATAAAAATAGATGGAGAATTAGCTGGGTTTGCACTTAGTATTATAGTTGATTATTCACTTTTTGATGATAATCATAACTATAAAGAAATTACAGCTGATTATACTTTTGATACACATGACCCATTAGGCGATATGCTTTATGGTGTAGATATTTTTATTAGCAAAAAATATAGAGGTTTAAGACTTGGTAGAAGATTATATGATTATAGAAAAGAGTTGTGTGAAGATTTAAATTTAAAAGGCATAATATTTGGAGGTAGATTACCAAATTATGGAAAATATGCACAAAAATTAACTCCTAAAGAGTATATTCAAAAGGTTAAATATAAAAAAATAAATGATCCAGTTCTTAATTTTCAGTTATCAAATGATTTTTATGTAAAAAGAGTTTTAAAAAACTATCTTGAAGGTGATGTTGAAAGTCAAGAATATGCAGCATTATTAGCTTGGAACAATATTTATTATACAAAATTAAAAAAGAAACCTTTAACACAAAAATCAATTGTAAGATTGGGTTTAGTACAATGGCAAGTTAGACCTTACAAAAATATAGAAGAAGTTTTAGAACAAGCAGAATATTTTATTAAAGCTGTTTCAAACTATAGAAGTGATTTTGCACTTTTTCCTGAGTTTTTCAATGCTCCTTTAATGGCTAAATATAATCATTTAAATGAAGCTGATGCAATAAGAGAATTGGCTAAATATACACATACATTTAAAGAAGAGTTTTCAAAACTTGCAATAAGTTATAATATTAATATTATAACTGGAAGTATGCCTGAACTAGTAAATGGGCATTTATATAATGTTGGTTTTTTATGTAAGCGTGATGGTACTATTGAAAAGTATGCAAAAAATCATGTGACTCCTGATGAAAAGAAAATTTGGGGATTAAATGGTTCTAATGAAATTAGAACATTTAATACAGATTGTGGGAAAATAGGTGTTTTAATTTGCTATGATTCAGAGTTTCCTGAATTAAGTAGAATTTTGGCAAATGAGGGGATGCAAATTCTTTTTGTGCCATTTTTAACTGATACTCAAAATGGTTATTCAAGAGTGAGACTTTGTTCTCAAGCAAGAGCTATTGAAAATGAGTGTTATGTAGCAATAGCTGGATGTGTTGGAAACTTACCAAAAGTTCATAATATGGATATTCAATATGCTCAGTCAGCTGTTTTTACTCCATGTGATTTTGCATTTTCTATTAATGGTGTTAAAGCTGAATCAACTCCTAATACTGAAATGATTTTAGTGGCTGATGTTGATTTAGACTTATTAAAAGAGTTGCATAGTTTTGGTAGTGTAAATAATTTAAAAGATAGACGTTTAGATATTTATGATATAAAAAGAACTAATAATTTAAATGAATGA
- a CDS encoding GGDEF domain-containing protein, which produces MNEEQTQVSDTIDIKNSQLYISDIEKLIKNRQNFKYYYEIYNDELYSLILLTLSHKSFNKKEAKQFCKEIFKHKFFLEKRLHRDGGVCLATLDYLYNIKNEIYKPTIMEEKKSDFLTDSSTKDGLTNLYLRDIFDVFLKKEIDLAKRKNTIITLALIDIDDFKKVNDNFGHQKGDEVLSKIGKILNDSIRQMDFAARYGGEELSIVMPNTKLEQGYKIANRVRKKIENLKFDGFSITVSIGLSQTSDKILDSEKIVSCADKALYLAKEKGKNQVVKFKF; this is translated from the coding sequence ATGAATGAAGAACAAACACAAGTATCAGATACTATTGATATAAAAAATTCACAGTTATATATTTCTGATATTGAAAAACTAATAAAAAATAGACAGAATTTTAAATATTATTATGAAATATATAATGATGAGTTATACTCACTTATTTTATTAACCTTAAGCCATAAATCTTTTAATAAAAAAGAAGCAAAACAATTTTGTAAAGAGATATTTAAACATAAATTTTTTTTAGAAAAGAGACTACATAGAGATGGTGGAGTTTGTTTGGCTACTTTAGATTATTTATATAATATAAAAAATGAAATTTACAAACCAACAATAATGGAAGAAAAGAAAAGTGATTTTTTAACTGATTCTTCAACAAAAGATGGTTTAACAAATCTTTATTTAAGAGATATTTTTGATGTTTTTCTTAAAAAAGAGATAGATTTAGCTAAAAGAAAAAATACTATTATAACTTTAGCACTAATTGATATTGATGATTTTAAAAAAGTAAATGATAATTTTGGACATCAAAAAGGTGATGAAGTATTATCAAAAATTGGAAAGATATTAAATGATTCAATAAGACAAATGGATTTTGCTGCTAGATATGGAGGAGAAGAGTTAAGTATAGTTATGCCTAACACAAAATTAGAACAAGGTTATAAAATAGCAAATAGAGTTAGAAAAAAAATAGAAAATCTAAAGTTTGATGGTTTTTCTATAACTGTTAGTATAGGACTTAGTCAAACAAGTGATAAAATATTAGATTCAGAAAAAATAGTTTCTTGTGCTGATAAAGCACTTTATCTTGCAAAAGAAAAAGGTAAAAATCAAGTAGTTAAATTCAAATTTTGA
- a CDS encoding PAS domain-containing sensor histidine kinase has product MKKQIDNDSENINTILNSTIEGILIIKQGFIVNANDALVQILEYKTKDELIGNLATGVLIPSTTQKFLEFNRHLFQEVTLVSNNGVLIPAIIKISDIKLSGEKYKIVSLIDLREIKENENLLFRQSKLASLGEMISMIAHQWRQPLASVGSIMAKLRFKTKKNSVIKNEDLIKDVLSVQGYLKYMSKTIDDFANFFKDDKQKEYIDIIKTTIQAKELIQPSLEITNINLEINKIDIEKIYTYKNEYIQIILNLINNSIDAITEREIKKGKIDISFVKSENYLRIKVSDNAKGIPQDIINRVFDPYFSTKHEKNGTGLGLYMCKVILEKHFSGTIDVKNTSQGACFSIDIKI; this is encoded by the coding sequence ATGAAAAAACAAATAGATAATGACTCAGAAAATATAAATACAATATTAAACTCAACTATTGAAGGTATTTTAATAATTAAACAAGGATTTATTGTAAATGCAAATGATGCATTAGTTCAAATTTTGGAGTATAAAACAAAAGATGAATTAATAGGCAATTTAGCAACAGGTGTATTGATTCCATCAACAACACAGAAATTTTTAGAATTTAATAGACATCTATTTCAAGAAGTCACTCTAGTTTCAAATAATGGAGTTTTAATCCCAGCAATAATCAAAATAAGTGATATAAAATTAAGTGGTGAAAAATATAAAATAGTTTCTTTAATTGATTTAAGAGAGATAAAAGAGAATGAGAATTTACTTTTTAGACAATCAAAACTTGCAAGCTTAGGAGAAATGATTTCTATGATTGCCCACCAATGGAGACAACCTTTAGCTTCTGTTGGTTCAATTATGGCTAAACTTAGATTTAAAACAAAAAAAAATAGTGTAATAAAAAATGAAGATTTAATAAAAGATGTTTTAAGTGTGCAAGGCTATTTAAAATATATGTCAAAAACAATTGATGATTTTGCAAATTTTTTCAAAGATGATAAACAAAAAGAGTATATAGATATTATTAAAACAACTATACAGGCAAAAGAGCTTATTCAACCTAGTTTAGAAATTACAAATATAAATTTAGAAATAAATAAAATAGATATTGAAAAAATATATACTTATAAAAATGAGTATATTCAAATTATTTTAAATCTAATAAATAACAGCATTGATGCAATAACTGAAAGAGAAATTAAAAAAGGAAAGATAGATATAAGTTTTGTTAAAAGTGAGAATTATTTGAGAATCAAAGTAAGTGACAATGCAAAAGGCATACCACAAGATATTATAAATAGAGTTTTTGATCCTTATTTTTCTACAAAACATGAGAAAAATGGAACAGGATTAGGTCTTTATATGTGTAAGGTTATTCTTGAAAAACATTTTAGTGGAACAATTGATGTTAAAAATACATCACAAGGCGCTTGCTTTAGTATTGATATCAAAATTTGA